One Streptomyces umbrinus genomic window, AACCCGTCGCGTCCACCAGCGCCAGCTCGTGGAGGCGGTCCGGGGGTCCCGGGCGGGCGTAGTACCAGCCCTGGGCCGTGTCGCAGCCCAGTATGCGGAGTTGTTCGGCCTGGGCCGCTGTTTCGACGCCCTCGACCGTGACCGCGAGGTCCAGGCTGTGGGCCAGAGTAACGATCCCTTCGACGATCTTGAGGTCGACGGGATCGGCGGGGAACTGCTGCATGCCCTGGGTGAAGGAACGGTCCAGCTTGAGGATGCTCACCGGGAGACGACGCAGGTTGGCGAGGTTCGAATAGCCCGTGCCGAAGTCGTCGAGGGCGATGTCGACGCCCATCTCGGCGAGCCGGCGCAGCGGCTTGAGCAGGTCGTCGTCGGCGCCGATCAGGGCGGACTCGGTGACCTCCAGGCAGAGCGAGGACGGGTCGAGCCCGATGCGCTCCAGAATGTCGACGGTGTCGGCGACCAGACCGGGATGGGTCAGCTGGCAGGGCGAGAGGTTCACGTTGATGCGCAGCGGCCCCGCGTCGGCGTGACGTTCCTGCCACTCGCGGGCCTGGCGGACCGACTGCTCAAGCACCCAGCGGCCGAGCGGCACGATCAGGCCGGTGTGCTCGGCGAGCGGGATGAACCGGTCGGGTCCGAGCACGCCGTGCTGCGGATGCAGCCAGCGCACGAGCGCCTCGGCGCCGCGCACACTGCCGTCGCCGAGGCGGACGAGCGGCTGGTACTCGATGAAGAACTCGTTCCGGTCCAGGGCCGCGGGCAGCGCCGTGGTGAGCCCGTGCCGGGTGATGGCACGGGCATCGGCCTCGGGGTCGGCGAGCTCGTATCGGTTGCCGCCCGCCGACTTGGCGCGGTACATCGTGATGTCGGCGCTGCGCAGCACCTCGGCCGGGCCGCGCTCGCCCGCCGGGCCCTCGACGATGCCGATGCTGCCCCGGACGGTCAGTTCCCTGCCGTCGATGCGCACCGGTGTGATCAGGGCGTTCATGATGCGGTCGGCGAGCGCGTCGACCTCGCTCTCGGTGTCGGGCCCGGTCGTCAGGGCGACGAACTCGTCGCCGCCGAGCCGGGCGACCATCTCGCCGGGCGCGGTCGCGCAGGACTGCAACCGGTCGGCGACCTCGACGAGCAGCCGGTCGCCGGCCGCGTGCCCGAGGCTGTCGTTGATGGTCTTGAAGCCGTCGAGATCGAGGTAGCAGAGACCGAAGCGCATGCCGTCGCCCGCCGCGAGCGCCTTGTCGAGCCGCTCGAAGAACAGCGTCCGGTTGGGCAGTCCGGTGAGCGCGTCGTGCGTGGCCTCGTACCGCAGCCGCAGGTTGAGCAGCCGCCGCTCGGTGGTGTCCTCCATGAGGGCGAGCTGGAACTGGGGCCGGCCGTCCGCGTCACGCAGCAGGGAGACGGTGAGGTTGGTCCACAGAACCGTTCCGTCGGGCCGGTAGAAGGCCTTCTCCACGTGGTAGTGCTCGCGGTCGCCGCGCACCAGCTCCTCGTAGAGCCGCCACACCTGGGGGGCGTCCTCGGGGTGGGTCCACTCGGTGACGTTGCGGCCGCGCATCAGCTGCTCGGTGCCGCCGAACATACGCAGCAGGGCGTTGTTCACCTGAAGGATGTTGCCGTCGAGGTCGGCGACGCCGATGCCTATCGCGGCGCCCTCGAAGACCGCGCGGAAGCGTGCCTCGGTGGCGTGCAGTGCGTCGGCCACCACGCCCTGGGCCTGGAGGGCGGCGCGTGCTATGGACTCCTGCTCGGCCAGCGTCCGTTCGCGCAGCGCGTGCGCGAACCCGGCGGCCATGGCGTGCTGCAGGCGCGCCGAGCGGGTGCGCAGGGCCTCCTGGGACCCGTCGCCGCCGCAGTAGAGCACCAGATAGGCGTCGACGCAGTCGAGTGTGCGGCTGAGTGCCTCGGGTTCGGTGCAGTGCGCGTCGATGAGCGCGGCACCGACGGCCTGGCCCTCGGCCGCCTCGAACGTCCTGGCCCGCAGCGCCTCGCTGAGCCGCCGGGCGAGCGGCACCAGGCGCTGCTCGAACTCCGGCCTGGTCAGCGACGTCGCGGTCGCCGGGAACACGGCCCGGCTCCAGATCGTCGCGAACCTGCGCAGTCTGTCCTCCGGCCCGTCCGGCTCGGCGGTCACGCCTTGCGCCCCACGCCCGCGAAACCCGAGTAGGAATAAGGATCCTCGTCCTCGGACGCCGAGTCGGGCCGCCATTTCGCCATCGGCACCAGTCCGGGTTCCACCATGTCGTACCCCTCGAAGAACCGCGCGACGTCCTCGCGCGAGCGCATGATCAGCGGGTTTCGGATGTCCTTGTAGACGTCGACGGCGCCCTCGGCCCGCTCCTGGGAGAGCGGGAGTCCCTCGTACGAGGCGTGCGAGACGACGAACAGGCTGCCGGGCGCAAGCGCGTCCCTCAGCTCTGCCACCGCCCCGTACGGGTCGTCCGCGTCCTCCACGAAGTGAAGTATGGCAACGAGAAGGAGTGCGACTGGCTGATTCAGGTCTATCAGGCGCTGAACCTGAGGACTCGCCAGGATCTCCTGGGGTTTGCGGAGGTCGGCGGCGACCACGTCCGCGTCCTCGTTCCCGGCCAGGACTGCCATGCTGTGGGCGACGGCGACCGGGTCGTGGTCGACGTACATGACACGTGCGCCGGGGCGGGCACTCTGAGCCACCTCGTGGACGTTGCCGAAGGTGGGGATGCCCGAACCGATGTCGAGGAACTGGGAGATGCCCTCGTCGGCCGCGAAGCGCACGGCGCGGCGCAGGAACGCGCGGTTCGCCTGCATGATCTTGGGAAGTCCCGGCATGAACTCCATGGCCCGGCGCGCGGCTTCCCGGTCGACCTCGAAATTGTGCGATCCGCCCAGGTAGTAGTCGTAGACGCGGCTCACGCTTGGCACCGAGATGTCGATGCCACGCGGGGCCCAGGCGGGACGCTCCATCTATCTCTCCAAGGCGTAGGCGATCCGGTGTTCGAGCTGAGGCTACTGATCGCCCGCCAAAGGAGCGAGTGGAAACGGAAATTGACCGTCCGTTCCAGGTCACTGCCTCCGGCACGTGCCGAATTGACCGCCTTACGAAATCACACCGAAGCATTCCAAAGAGTTCCGGTAAAACTGCGCAGCGTTACGAAGAAGCCCCGGAAAACCGTTCACGCGACCGGGTCCGGCCGGATGTGAAAAAGCCGCTTCGCCCCCTCCGTGCGGTGCGGAGGGGGCGAACCGGTGGTTGTGCACACGTTTTCCGAACTTTCGGCACTCTCCTTCTCTGTGCGTTCACGTTCTCTGTGCGTTCACAACCTTCCGCGCTTCGAACGTCGCCTCCCCTCCGCGCTTCGTGATCGGTGTGTCTCGGTGACCAACCTGGGGAAGTGGTCGTCTGCTTGGCTGCGTCGCGGTTGCTTCGGCCGGACTACTTCGGCTTGCCGAGCGGCTTGCCCTCCGGGGAGATGGCGTACCACGTGCCGCCGACGCCCTGGCCGTTGGTGTCACCGGGCTTCTTGTCGCCCGCGAAGGTGTAGAGCGGCCAGCAGTCGATGCTCTGCTGCTTCAGGCCGTCCGGACGGTTGTTGACGACGTATCCGCGCCGACCGTCGTTCTTGTTGTCGATGCCCTTGGTGTCGGCGGCGTCGACCGGCGCCACGACCGGCCACTTCTCCAGGCACTCGCCGACGCAGTTCGACTTCATCGGCCAGGGGACGTCCTTCTCGAACCGGTAGACCGTCATGCCGTTCTTGTCGACGACGACCTCACCGAGCTCGGGGTCGTTACGGGTCGACAGACCCGGCAGGTCCGCGGCTTCCGCGCTGCCGCCGGCCGCGGCCTCGCCGCCGCCCGAGGCCTTCTTGCCGTCGGGGGCCGTCGCGTACCAAGTGCCGCCCACACCCTGGCCCTTGGTGTCACCGGCCTTGGTGTCCTTCGCGAACCGGTACAGCGGCCAGCCCTCGTAGGTCAGCTGCTTGGAACCGTCGGTACGGGTGACCTCGCCGAGCAGGGTCTTGTCGACGCCGATCGGCGCGGTGGCGCCCGAAGCCGGAACCGGCGGCCAGGCAGTGGCGCAGTCGCCGTCACAGTTCGACTTCGGCGGCTCGGCAGTGTCCTTGTCGAAGCGGTAGAGCGTCATGCCCGCGCTGTCCGTGACAACCTCACCGAGCTTGTCGGTGTCCGCCACGGCAAGCTGTCCGGCGCTCTGCGTCTGGGTACCGGCGGCCGCACCGGCCGTGCCGGCACCGGCCCCGGTGCTCGGGCTGGCCGCGGCTCCCGCCGAACCGTAACCATTGGCCGCGGGCGCCGCGCCCACGTTCTGGCTGCCGGTCGAAGTGTCCGCCTTGTCCTGACCGCACGCCGTCGTCAGCACCAGCACTGCCGCAGCTGACGCTACGAGTGAGGCGCTCCGCCAGGAGGTCTTCATTGGTAACTCCCGCTGTCTGCTTAGGTGTTGCGGCGCTGATCCACACCGCGTATGGCCCTAGGTACGGGTGGGAGTGCGGTGAGTGTTCAAAGCGCGCACAAATTTCTTTCTGGTAACGCCCGGGAGCCCTGCTTTCGGTGGGGCGCGGGAGGCCTGTTCGGGCGCGTGACGGCAAGCGCGTGAGCCCCCTAGTCCCTCCTTCGGGGCAACCTGAGGCCACTCTCGCGCGCGCGAGCGCGTGGGGACCGATGATCTCCGTCGTGCCTGGACCACTACGAACTCAGCCACGGACCGGATGCGCCCTCGTCATACGCCTGCTGATGCTGCTCGCTCTGACCTGGATCGCCGGTGGGGCGCCCGCTCCGGCGGCCGCCGACTCCTGCGCGTACGCCGCCACGGGGCCCGGCGGCAACGGCACGGTGGCGGTGGCCGTCGCGGGGACCTGCCCCACGCCGACACCGACACCGACGCCAACACCGACACCGCCCTGCCCGACTCCGGAACCGTCCCCTCCGCCGAAGTCCCCGCCCAAGCCGACTCCGACGCCCACCCCGACACCCGACCCGCCGCCTCCCCCACCGCGGCCTGCCCCCGACCCGCCGACCGTGCCGCCGCCCGCGCCCGCCCCACCACGGCCGGCGCCCGTCGTACCGCGCCCGGCGGCTCCCGTACCGGCCCCGAAGCCCACTCCGACACCGACGCCGACCCCCACCGTGCGTCCCAGCCCCTCGCCGACTCCGGTGAGTTATCCCCCGTACCGCACTCGGCCGCGCAAGGCGCCGCCCCGCGGCGGCCCGTCCCTGGTCTCGCTCACCCTGCTCATCACCGCGCCCGCGGTGTTCGCCGTCGCCGCGCTGCGCCCGCGCTGACCCCTGGAGGAATCCTTTGTCGGAATGGCTTGTTCTCGCCCTCGCGATGGCGGCGGCCAGTGTCGTCGTCCTCATCGTCACCGTCGTGCGGCACCACACCGCCGCCGACGACGACGATCCGTCCGAGACTCCGGACGTGATCGAGTACATGACGATGATGATCGGCGTGGTGTACGCCATCGTGCTCGGCCTGGCCATCGCCGGTGTCTGGGAGGCGCGCGGCGTCGCCCAGGATCACGTCCAGAACGAGGCGTACGCGCTGCACGAGATCTCCGAGCGCGTCCGGGTGTACCCGCCCGACGTGCGCGACCGCATCCGGGACGACGTCAACGACTATGTCGGCCACGTCGTCACCACCGAGTGGAAGGCCATGGCCGACGACGGCAAGGTCACCGACCGGGGGACCAAACTGCTGGCCAGGATCCGCAACGAGGTCACCGACTACGAGCCGCGGACGGACTTCGAGGCCCAGGCCTACCAGCCGCTCCTCGACCAGGTCACCGCGGCGGACAACGCGCGCACGGCCCGCGCGGAGTCGACAGCCCCGACGATGCCGGGCGTCGTGTGGTTCGGTCTGATCACCGGAGCCGTGGTCACCGTCGGGCTGATCTTCGCGCTGCAGATCCGCCGCACCCTGCGCGAGGTGATCCTGGCGGGCCTGTTCGCCGCTCTGATCGCCTTCCTGCTCTTCCTGATCTGGGACTTCGACGCTCCCTACAGCCGCGGGATCACGGCGACCGCCGATCCGTTCCTGACGCTCTTCCCGAAGGCCGGTGAGTGACGGGGACCCTTACGAGCCGACGTCACCGGGGGACGGACGCCACGCCGGGCCCGTCCCCCGACCGCACGCATCCGATACCCGGTTCGGCCCACACGGTTGCCCCATTCGCGCGACAGCGATCGCGCCGGCGCCCGCACCTTCCTAGCGTTTCGATCATCGAGGTGCATGTACGGCGCAGCGGAAAAGGTCCGCGGCTGCGCCTCGGGGACCCGGAGGACTCACCATGCGCGCGATACGCGTCGCTTCGGCCGCACTGCTGGGCATGACCGCCCTGACCCTCACCGCACCCGTCGCCGCCGCCCGGGACGACGGCGAGCGCAACATCACCTCGTTCGGCTTCAACGTCTCGCCCACGACCATCGCCGCGGGCGGGCGCGTCTCGCTGTCGGTCAACGGGTGCAAATCGGACACGAAGGTCTCCTCGGGCGTCTTCGACACGGTGACGATCCCCAAGGGACAGGGCTCGGCCACGGCCACCGTCGACTGGGACGCCAAGCCCGGCGCGGTGTACGAGGTGACCTTCCAGTGCGGCAACGAGTCCGGCCACACGGACCTCACCATCGCCACCGGCCGCCCGGACGACCCGACGCACACCCCCGTCCACCGGGGCGTCAAGGCGGGCGTCGGCGGCAGCGCGGGTGGCTTCGACCTGAGCGAGATCGGCCTCGGCGCCGCACTCATCGCGGGCTCGGTCGGCGCGGCGTACTACTGGTCGCGGCGGCGCACCGGCGAGCACGGCGGCTGACGCACCGCACGCACCGGACAGCCCTTCGCACCGGACCCTGAAGGGTTCCGGGGCGAAGGGCTGTCCGGGCTCAGATCTTGTTCTCGGAGCGGCGGCGCATCCAGAACACCCCGCCGCCGATGAGGGCGAGGCCGACAAGGCCGCCGCCGATCGCGATGTCGGTCGGTGTGGCACCGGTGGTGCTGCTGCCGCCGAGACCGCCTTTCACACCGCCGATGACGGTGAAGGCCTGCGGCTTGGTGAGGGTCTTGCCGCTGCAGTGGACCGTGATGTCGTACGAACCGGGGTTGGCCGATCTGTTGATCGTGGCGCTCCCCTTCGCCGTCTCGTTGCCGCCGCCGTTGACCGACGTGAGAGTGGACTGCGGGAAGGCGGTCGACGTCATGGTGCCGCCGTGCGGGCAGCCGTCCACGGTGACCGACAGCTGGCCGCCGCGGGCGATGACGCTGGGCATCGCGGTGATGTTGCTCGGGTTGTCCCAGGCCGCGGCCGTGGGAGCGGCGAGTCCGAGGGCGGCGAACGCCGCCGCAGAGACCGCCAGGGCACGATTGGTACGCATGTGATCCTCCGCGGAAGGCGCCCCGGGAACCGTCCCCGAGTCGATCGGCGAGAAAACGCCTCCCAGACAGACCCTCAGTTGCCGTGCACAGGGCCGCATTTCGAGAATGCTCCGTACCGGTGAGAGGACACGCCGACGGAAAGGAACACAATCGGATATCGCCGCAGGTCACGGACCGTCAGAAATTTCCTGGCGACGGCAACTCGGATGGCGCACGGCGACACACTCCGCCACCCGTTCGCGCTTCTCCCGTCGCCCTGTGCGCGCGCTGCGCTTAGCGTTCTCGTATGCGCGACGGACGTGGCGACGGCCACGTCGAGAGGGGATTGCGAATGTCCGTGTCCGAGCTGGCGGAAGAGGAGGAGCGCCCCAAGAAGCGCGCTCCTTGGGGCGTGATAGCGCTTGTCCTGCTGACCGGCCTCGCTCTCGTCCGGAATGGTTCGGGAGAGTTCGACGTCGGGCCCCCGCAACCCGCGACGGCCGCCGCCGCGGACAACCACGTCACCGGCGACACGACCCGCACGGGCACTCCGGCCC contains:
- a CDS encoding putative bifunctional diguanylate cyclase/phosphodiesterase encodes the protein MTAEPDGPEDRLRRFATIWSRAVFPATATSLTRPEFEQRLVPLARRLSEALRARTFEAAEGQAVGAALIDAHCTEPEALSRTLDCVDAYLVLYCGGDGSQEALRTRSARLQHAMAAGFAHALRERTLAEQESIARAALQAQGVVADALHATEARFRAVFEGAAIGIGVADLDGNILQVNNALLRMFGGTEQLMRGRNVTEWTHPEDAPQVWRLYEELVRGDREHYHVEKAFYRPDGTVLWTNLTVSLLRDADGRPQFQLALMEDTTERRLLNLRLRYEATHDALTGLPNRTLFFERLDKALAAGDGMRFGLCYLDLDGFKTINDSLGHAAGDRLLVEVADRLQSCATAPGEMVARLGGDEFVALTTGPDTESEVDALADRIMNALITPVRIDGRELTVRGSIGIVEGPAGERGPAEVLRSADITMYRAKSAGGNRYELADPEADARAITRHGLTTALPAALDRNEFFIEYQPLVRLGDGSVRGAEALVRWLHPQHGVLGPDRFIPLAEHTGLIVPLGRWVLEQSVRQAREWQERHADAGPLRINVNLSPCQLTHPGLVADTVDILERIGLDPSSLCLEVTESALIGADDDLLKPLRRLAEMGVDIALDDFGTGYSNLANLRRLPVSILKLDRSFTQGMQQFPADPVDLKIVEGIVTLAHSLDLAVTVEGVETAAQAEQLRILGCDTAQGWYYARPGPPDRLHELALVDATG
- a CDS encoding SAM-dependent methyltransferase, with the translated sequence MERPAWAPRGIDISVPSVSRVYDYYLGGSHNFEVDREAARRAMEFMPGLPKIMQANRAFLRRAVRFAADEGISQFLDIGSGIPTFGNVHEVAQSARPGARVMYVDHDPVAVAHSMAVLAGNEDADVVAADLRKPQEILASPQVQRLIDLNQPVALLLVAILHFVEDADDPYGAVAELRDALAPGSLFVVSHASYEGLPLSQERAEGAVDVYKDIRNPLIMRSREDVARFFEGYDMVEPGLVPMAKWRPDSASEDEDPYSYSGFAGVGRKA
- a CDS encoding SCO0930 family lipoprotein, whose translation is MKTSWRSASLVASAAAVLVLTTACGQDKADTSTGSQNVGAAPAANGYGSAGAAASPSTGAGAGTAGAAAGTQTQSAGQLAVADTDKLGEVVTDSAGMTLYRFDKDTAEPPKSNCDGDCATAWPPVPASGATAPIGVDKTLLGEVTRTDGSKQLTYEGWPLYRFAKDTKAGDTKGQGVGGTWYATAPDGKKASGGGEAAAGGSAEAADLPGLSTRNDPELGEVVVDKNGMTVYRFEKDVPWPMKSNCVGECLEKWPVVAPVDAADTKGIDNKNDGRRGYVVNNRPDGLKQQSIDCWPLYTFAGDKKPGDTNGQGVGGTWYAISPEGKPLGKPK
- a CDS encoding bestrophin-like domain, with product MSEWLVLALAMAAASVVVLIVTVVRHHTAADDDDPSETPDVIEYMTMMIGVVYAIVLGLAIAGVWEARGVAQDHVQNEAYALHEISERVRVYPPDVRDRIRDDVNDYVGHVVTTEWKAMADDGKVTDRGTKLLARIRNEVTDYEPRTDFEAQAYQPLLDQVTAADNARTARAESTAPTMPGVVWFGLITGAVVTVGLIFALQIRRTLREVILAGLFAALIAFLLFLIWDFDAPYSRGITATADPFLTLFPKAGE